A stretch of Dietzia lutea DNA encodes these proteins:
- a CDS encoding copper chaperone PCu(A)C, producing MRTHTRAAFAAATALALALTAACGADDAATADDTAAENGATTVNFDDGWAKATDTEMSGVFGTIRNPGDTDLHLTGVDGELGGSTELHETVPGGSGMMMQEREDGFVIPAGGELILEPGGNHIMFMGLEEPITTGQQITLTLEFDGAEQDVTVFARDFQGGEEEYVGGEHGGSGHEADGGMNHDG from the coding sequence ATGCGTACCCACACCCGTGCCGCCTTCGCGGCGGCCACCGCCCTCGCGCTCGCCCTCACCGCCGCCTGCGGCGCCGACGACGCCGCCACCGCCGACGACACCGCCGCGGAGAACGGCGCCACCACCGTGAACTTCGACGACGGCTGGGCCAAGGCCACCGACACCGAGATGTCCGGCGTCTTCGGCACCATCCGCAACCCCGGCGACACCGACCTGCACCTCACCGGCGTCGACGGCGAACTCGGCGGCAGCACCGAACTGCACGAGACCGTCCCCGGCGGCAGCGGCATGATGATGCAGGAGCGGGAAGACGGCTTCGTCATTCCCGCCGGCGGCGAGCTCATCCTGGAGCCCGGCGGCAACCACATCATGTTCATGGGCCTCGAGGAGCCCATCACCACCGGGCAGCAGATCACGCTGACCCTCGAGTTCGACGGCGCCGAGCAGGACGTCACCGTCTTCGCCCGCGACTTCCAGGGCGGCGAGGAGGAGTACGTCGGCGGCGAGCACGGAGGCTCGGGCCACGAGGCGGACGGAGGCATGAACCACGATGGCTGA
- a CDS encoding Dyp-type peroxidase, giving the protein MADQARRGLLRRGLSRRSVLTGGVAAVVGGGVVGGAAGYAGRGVVDDDEAIADWKTVADSRVVGTTTEPFHGPRQSGITTAPQSHAAFVAFDIVPGATRTEIQGVLRAWSQDAARLTQGRGGLADLEPELAEDPARLTVTIGLGPGFFDAAGMPEKRPSWLAQLPAFPEIDQLEDRWSEGDLLLQICADDPLIVSHAARILVSGVRGVARQRWAQRGFRKAVGTDPSGRTQRNLFGQIDGTENPRPDDVDFDQILFSDGSDQRWMRGGSSLVLRRIRMTMDTWEEIDRTSRELSVGRRLDTGAPLTGAEEHDPPDFQAVDDVGLPVIPPESHIARARQRTRGEAMLRRPYNYDDPPEGGEISNSGLLFTAYQADPVRTYIPVQQRLAEQDALNTWTIPIGSAVFALPPGAPEGGYVGQTLFEG; this is encoded by the coding sequence ATGGCTGACCAGGCCCGACGCGGTCTGCTTCGGCGCGGCCTGTCCCGGCGGTCCGTGCTCACCGGCGGCGTCGCGGCCGTGGTGGGTGGCGGCGTCGTCGGGGGAGCCGCGGGCTACGCGGGGCGGGGTGTCGTCGACGACGACGAGGCGATCGCCGACTGGAAGACGGTCGCCGACTCGCGGGTCGTGGGGACCACCACGGAACCGTTCCACGGCCCGCGCCAGTCCGGCATCACCACGGCACCGCAATCACACGCGGCGTTCGTGGCGTTCGACATCGTCCCGGGAGCGACGCGCACCGAGATCCAGGGCGTTCTGCGTGCCTGGTCCCAGGACGCCGCTCGCCTCACCCAGGGGCGGGGCGGCCTGGCAGACCTCGAGCCCGAACTCGCCGAGGACCCGGCGCGTCTCACCGTGACGATCGGGCTCGGGCCGGGATTCTTCGACGCCGCCGGGATGCCGGAGAAGCGTCCGTCGTGGCTCGCGCAGTTGCCCGCGTTCCCGGAGATCGACCAGCTCGAGGACCGCTGGTCGGAGGGCGACCTGCTCCTGCAGATCTGCGCGGACGACCCGCTGATCGTGTCGCACGCCGCCCGGATCCTCGTCTCCGGGGTGCGGGGTGTCGCGCGGCAGCGGTGGGCGCAGCGGGGCTTCCGCAAGGCCGTCGGCACCGACCCCAGCGGGCGGACGCAACGCAACCTGTTCGGGCAGATCGACGGCACCGAGAACCCGCGGCCGGACGACGTGGACTTCGACCAGATCCTGTTCTCCGACGGCAGCGACCAGCGCTGGATGCGGGGCGGATCGTCGCTGGTGCTGCGGCGCATCCGCATGACCATGGACACCTGGGAGGAGATCGACCGCACCTCCCGCGAGCTCAGCGTGGGCCGGCGGCTCGATACCGGCGCACCGCTGACGGGCGCGGAGGAACACGATCCGCCGGACTTCCAGGCCGTCGACGACGTGGGCCTGCCTGTCATCCCGCCGGAGTCGCACATCGCGAGGGCGCGGCAGCGCACTCGCGGGGAAGCCATGCTCCGGCGGCCGTACAACTACGACGACCCGCCGGAGGGCGGCGAGATCAGCAACTCCGGGCTGCTGTTCACCGCCTACCAGGCCGATCCGGTGCGCACGTACATTCCGGTCCAGCAGCGGCTCGCGGAGCAGGACGCGCTCAACACGTGGACCATTCCGATCGGCTCCGCCGTGTTCGCGCTCCCGCCCGGCGCGCCCGAGGGCGGTTACGTGGGACAGACGCTGTTCGAGGGCTGA
- a CDS encoding NUDIX hydrolase — MTIPDFVLELRRHVGTTPLWLAGATAVIRDAAGERILLVRRSDNGWWTPVTGIVDPGEHPAHTAVREAREEAAVDIRVDRLASLGVSRMVTYSNGDRAQYIDHTFACTYLGGEPHPADGENTDVRWFAVDGLPEMSAHMLARIDAGLADEERTRLATTTEGTAAEGTTAEGAAAG; from the coding sequence ATGACCATCCCGGACTTCGTCCTCGAGCTCCGCCGCCACGTGGGGACCACTCCGCTCTGGCTGGCCGGCGCCACCGCCGTGATCCGCGACGCCGCCGGCGAACGGATCCTGCTCGTCCGACGCAGCGACAACGGATGGTGGACCCCCGTCACCGGCATCGTCGATCCTGGGGAGCACCCGGCCCACACCGCGGTCCGGGAAGCGCGCGAAGAGGCCGCCGTCGACATTCGCGTCGACCGCCTCGCCTCCCTCGGTGTCTCCCGAATGGTCACCTACTCCAACGGCGACCGAGCGCAGTACATCGACCACACCTTCGCGTGCACCTACCTCGGGGGCGAGCCGCACCCCGCAGACGGCGAGAACACCGACGTCCGCTGGTTCGCGGTCGACGGCCTTCCCGAGATGAGCGCCCACATGCTCGCGCGCATCGACGCGGGCCTGGCCGACGAGGAGCGCACCCGACTGGCGACCACCACCGAGGGCACGGCCGCGGAGGGCACGACCGCAGAGGGCGCCGCCGCCGGATAG